CTTGACCCCTAATTTCTCTTGAGCACCAAAGCAATCAAATTTTTTGTGCTCTAGCGGCGGCGTACTGCTGGAACCATTGGGGAGTTGCCGCCAGGGCTTGGCTCAGTTCCTGGTGAATTTTCCCATTGGTGGCCAGAATGCGCCCAGTGCTTAGATCCAGAGGAGAACAATCATAGGCGGAAACTATTCCCCCTGCTTCCCGCACAATGACAATGCCAGCGGCCATATCCCAGGGATTAATCCCCCTTTCCCAATAGCCGTCCAAACGACCGCAGGCCACATCGATGAGATCGATCGCCGCTGAGCCACTGCGCCGTACCCCTTGGGTGAGATGGGTGAGATAGCAAAATTCTGGATAGTTGTTATCTAAAGTTTTCACTCGGTCGTAGGCAAAACCCGTCACCAGTAAACTTTTATCCAAGCTGGCGGTGGTGGATACTTGGATGGGCCGGCGATTTAATGTGGCTCCTAAACTGGTGGCAGCCCGAAATAATTCCTGGCGAAAGGGATTGTAAACTACGCCCACTGTGGGAATGTCTTGGATCAGTAATCCAATGGAAACACAGGACACAGGATAGCTATGGGCAAAGTTGGTGGTGCCATCGAGGGGATCAATGGCCCAACAAAAAGGATTGTCAACCTGTCCTAACTGCCCTGATTCTTCGGCCAAAATGGCATGGTCTGGGCAACGGCGTTTAATGATTTCCAAAATAATCGCTTCCGCTTGGCGATCGGCTTCCGTAACCAAATCTCCGGCCCGGCCTTTTTCCTGTA
The genomic region above belongs to Synechocystis sp. PCC 6803 substr. PCC-P and contains:
- a CDS encoding inositol monophosphatase family protein, which translates into the protein MTSAQKPVFSPSDLQTWLEIATEAVLAAGAEIFSLWGKVQQIQEKGRAGDLVTEADRQAEAIILEIIKRRCPDHAILAEESGQLGQVDNPFCWAIDPLDGTTNFAHSYPVSCVSIGLLIQDIPTVGVVYNPFRQELFRAATSLGATLNRRPIQVSTTASLDKSLLVTGFAYDRVKTLDNNYPEFCYLTHLTQGVRRSGSAAIDLIDVACGRLDGYWERGINPWDMAAGIVIVREAGGIVSAYDCSPLDLSTGRILATNGKIHQELSQALAATPQWFQQYAAARAQKI